The genome window GCCGCGAGGGCGATGCCCGCGCCCGTGAGCAGCAGCTTGGCCGGGCTCTTGGCGGCCTCGGAGTCGGTGGTCGCGAGCGTGGGCGCGGGCGGCGGCGTGGTGACCGACGCGACCGCCATGCTCGGCCGCGCGAAGGGCTCGGCGGCGTCGCGGGTGCTCCCGTGAGACACGCCGACGGGCTCGGCCATCGTGAGCCCGTCGTGGTGGCTCGGCGGGCGCGGCTTCGGCTCCCCCAGCACGACTGTGCCGGTGGGGCCCGAGGGCATCTCGACCTTGAGCTCGAGCGGCGGGACCGGCACCAGGACGCCCGGTCCGAGGCCCGACACCGCCCCGCGACCAAGCTCCGAGAAGGCGAGGGCGGACGGGCGCGCGATGTCGCGCGAGTGTCGCCCCATGTCCTCCGGTGGCACGTAGGCCCGCATGCGCTGGATGTGGGCGCGGCCCCGCTCGTCCGCGTAGGGCTCGAGCGCCTCGGCCATGGCCAAGGCGGACGAGTAGCGCGCGTCAGGCTCGCGGGCGAGGCCCTTGTGAATGACGGCCGCGAGGCCCTCCGGCAGGTGCGGCGCCAGGGTCTCGAGGGGGTCGGGATCGCAGGTGAAGAGCTTGAAGAGCAGCTCGGTGAGCTGGCCGCTCTCGGTGGAGAACGGCGTGCGCCCGGAGAGGAGCTCGTACATGATGACGCTCACCGAGTAGACGTCGGTGCGGCCGTCGACCTCTTTCGGCGATTTCGCCTGCTCGGGCGACATGTAGAGCGGCGTGCCCAGGGCGGAGTGGGTCTGCGTGAGCGACTCGCTGCCCGGGGTCTGGACTTTGCTGATGCCGAAGTCAAGTATCTTGACGAAGTCAGGGTCACCGTCTTTCGTGACCACGAAGCAGTTCGACGGCTTCATGTCGCGGTGGATGATGCCGGCGGCGTGCGCGGCCTGGAGGGCGCGCAGCACCTGGAGCGCGTACAGAACGACCCGCTCGGGCGCGATGCCCGGGCGCCCCTCCGCCTCGAGCACCTGCGCGAGATCGCGCCCGTCGAGGCAGTCCATCACCAGGTAGGGGGCACCCGAGGGCAGCTTCCCTACGTCGTCGACCTTCACGACGTGGTCGCTGATGATGGCCTTCGCGGCCACGCCCTCGTTCAGGAACCTGTCGACCGCCCCGGGCACGTCGACGTATGTCGGGTTCATGAACTTGATGGCCACCGGCGCGCGCAAGAGCAGGTGGTACGCGCGCACGACGGCGCCCATGCCGCCTTGCCCGAGGATGCGGTCGACCTGGTATTTGCCGTCGATGACCTCCCCGGGCTGGGGGTAGGCCGACTTTGGATCAAAGGCCATTCGGAACAGCCACAATAGGGAGGGTTGGCCGAGGATGCCAGGTGCGCGATTTCTGGGCGATCGAAGAGGCGCTTTTTTGGCTATAGGTGGCCGCCATGAGCAAGACGCCTAGCGACTCGCCAACCCCACCCGCGGCCACGGTCGAGGCGCACCCGGATCCCGCGGCAACGCTCGACGCGATGGACGCGAAGGCGCTCCTCGGCGGTGGCGAGGCCCGCATCGCGCACCAGCACAAGAACGGCAAGCTCACCGCCCGCGAGCGCATCGAGCTGCTGCTCGACCCCGGCTCGTTCATAGAGATCGGGAGGTTCGTCACGCACCGCTGCACCGACTTCAACATGGAGAAGCAGAAGGTGTTGGGCGACGGCGTCGTCACGGGCCACGGCCTCGTCGACGGCCGGAAGGTGTTCGTGTTCGCCCAAGACTTCACCGTCTTCGGCGGCTCGCTCTCCGGCGCGTACGCCCAAAAAATCTGCAAGATCATGGACATGGCCATGAAGGTCGGCGCGCCGGTCATCGGCCTGAACGACTCGGGCGGCGCGCGCATTCAAGAGGGCGTCGAGTCGCTCGCCGGCTACGCGGACATCTTCCTGCGCAACACGCTCGCGAGCGGCGTCGTGCCGCAGCTCAGCGCCATCATGGGCCCGTGCGCGGGCGGCGCCGTGTACTCGCCGGCCATCACGGACTTCATCCTGATGGTCGAGAACACGAGCTACATGTTCATCACCGGGCCCGAGGTCATCAAGGCCGTGACCCGCGAGGAGGTCACCATGGAGGACCTCGGCGGCGCCGCCACCCACGCCTCGCGGAGCGGCGTGTGCCACCTCACCTCGCCGAGCGACGCGCTGTGCATCGCGCAGCTCCGGGAGCTCTTGTCGTTCCTGCCGTCGAACAACACGGAAGACCCGCCGTGGAAGCCCACCGACGACCCGGCGCTTCGCGAGGTGCCGGAGCTCGACGCGATGATCCCCCTCGAGTCGAACCGCCCCTACGACGTGAAGGAGGTCATCACGGCGGTGGTCGACGACGCGCACTTCTTCGAGATCGCGGAGCAGTACGCGCCCAACATCGTGGTGGGGTTCGCGCGCGTGGGGGGGCGACCCGTAGGCGTCGTCGCGAACCAGCCGGCGGTGCTGGCGGGCGTGCTCGACATCAACGCGAGCATGAAGGCCGCGCGCTTCGTGCGCTTCTGCGACTGCTTCAACATCCCCCTCGTCACGTTCGTCGACGTGCCCGGCTTCCTGCCCGGCACGGCGCAAGAGTTCGGCGGAATCATCAAACACGGCGCCAAGTTGCTCTTCGCCTTCGCCGAGGCGACCGTGCCCAAGCTCACCGTCATCTTGCGCAAGGCCTACGGCGGCGCCTACGACGTCATGGCTTCCAAGCACCTCCGCGCCGACGTGAACCTCGCCTTCCCCACCGCCGAGATCGCGGTCATGGGCCCCGAGGGCGCGGTGAACATCGTGCGCAAGGGCGAGATCGCGCGCGCCGCCGATCCCGCGGCCGCGCGCGCCGAGTTCAT of Myxococcales bacterium contains these proteins:
- a CDS encoding serine/threonine protein kinase, which encodes MAFDPKSAYPQPGEVIDGKYQVDRILGQGGMGAVVRAYHLLLRAPVAIKFMNPTYVDVPGAVDRFLNEGVAAKAIISDHVVKVDDVGKLPSGAPYLVMDCLDGRDLAQVLEAEGRPGIAPERVVLYALQVLRALQAAHAAGIIHRDMKPSNCFVVTKDGDPDFVKILDFGISKVQTPGSESLTQTHSALGTPLYMSPEQAKSPKEVDGRTDVYSVSVIMYELLSGRTPFSTESGQLTELLFKLFTCDPDPLETLAPHLPEGLAAVIHKGLAREPDARYSSALAMAEALEPYADERGRAHIQRMRAYVPPEDMGRHSRDIARPSALAFSELGRGAVSGLGPGVLVPVPPLELKVEMPSGPTGTVVLGEPKPRPPSHHDGLTMAEPVGVSHGSTRDAAEPFARPSMAVASVTTPPPAPTLATTDSEAAKSPAKLLLTGAGIALAAVVVAILVTRPSGGQQATPDPVRGVASAVVTAAPPPSAVAPRRRPWRAPRRAPRLRAARPTRPASPRPPPRRAPRARSPSVGAAGRPAGPGELTGSAGPISARTRGLQPAGRYRVADCPQPGIRARELVSS
- a CDS encoding acyl-CoA carboxylase subunit beta, with product MSKTPSDSPTPPAATVEAHPDPAATLDAMDAKALLGGGEARIAHQHKNGKLTARERIELLLDPGSFIEIGRFVTHRCTDFNMEKQKVLGDGVVTGHGLVDGRKVFVFAQDFTVFGGSLSGAYAQKICKIMDMAMKVGAPVIGLNDSGGARIQEGVESLAGYADIFLRNTLASGVVPQLSAIMGPCAGGAVYSPAITDFILMVENTSYMFITGPEVIKAVTREEVTMEDLGGAATHASRSGVCHLTSPSDALCIAQLRELLSFLPSNNTEDPPWKPTDDPALREVPELDAMIPLESNRPYDVKEVITAVVDDAHFFEIAEQYAPNIVVGFARVGGRPVGVVANQPAVLAGVLDINASMKAARFVRFCDCFNIPLVTFVDVPGFLPGTAQEFGGIIKHGAKLLFAFAEATVPKLTVILRKAYGGAYDVMASKHLRADVNLAFPTAEIAVMGPEGAVNIVRKGEIARAADPAAARAEFIADYKNTFANPYKAAELGFIDEVIHPRTLRARLSRSLDLLKDKRDTNPPRKHTNLPL